The following coding sequences are from one Paenibacillus stellifer window:
- a CDS encoding ABC-F family ATP-binding cassette domain-containing protein has product MSLLTVEDVAHNFGERQLFKNVSFRLLAGEHVGLVGANGVGKSTLMNILTGKLLKDSGKVEWTPKVRYGYLDQHTVLTPGKTVRDVLKDAFLPLLELEKEMMSITDKMADATPEELEVLLEEMGEIQEQLEIGDFYLIDVKVEEMANGLGLSVIGLDRDVSALSGGQRTKVLLAKLLLEKPNVLLLDEPTNYLDVEHIEWLTNYLKNYPYAFVLISHDSEFMNKVVNVVYHLEFAKLTRYTANYEKFLDMAYINKTQHIEAYEKQQEFIKKQEDFIARNKARYSTSGRAKSREKQLDRLERIDKPEEAVKPVFQFKESRASGKTVFEGIDFEIGYDRPLLPKMNMTIERGEKIAIVGCNGVGKSTLLKTILGVIPPISGKTYLGDFLNPAYFQQEVKAGNITPIDDVWNEFSSLNQHEVRAHLARCGLKNEHITRPLNMLSGGEQAKVRLCKLMMRESNWILFDEPTNHLDVVAKEELKRALKEYKGTVLLVSHEPDFYEDWVTKTWNVEQWSTQSV; this is encoded by the coding sequence ATGAGTTTACTTACTGTTGAAGATGTAGCCCATAATTTCGGGGAGCGTCAGCTGTTCAAGAATGTATCCTTCCGGCTGTTGGCTGGAGAGCATGTCGGACTGGTGGGAGCGAACGGCGTTGGCAAATCGACGCTGATGAATATTTTGACAGGCAAGCTGTTGAAGGACAGCGGCAAGGTGGAATGGACGCCGAAAGTGCGTTATGGCTATCTGGACCAGCACACGGTGCTTACCCCTGGCAAGACGGTGCGCGACGTACTGAAAGATGCGTTCCTGCCGCTGCTGGAGCTGGAGAAGGAAATGATGTCGATCACCGACAAGATGGCGGACGCCACTCCGGAGGAACTGGAAGTACTGCTGGAAGAGATGGGCGAAATCCAGGAGCAGCTCGAAATCGGTGATTTTTATCTTATCGATGTGAAGGTCGAAGAAATGGCCAACGGTCTTGGTCTGTCGGTCATCGGCCTGGACCGCGACGTGTCCGCACTTAGCGGGGGCCAACGGACGAAGGTGCTGCTGGCAAAGCTTCTTCTGGAGAAGCCGAATGTGCTGCTGCTTGACGAACCGACGAACTATTTGGACGTGGAGCATATCGAATGGCTGACGAATTATCTGAAGAATTATCCATACGCCTTCGTTCTCATTTCTCATGATTCGGAATTCATGAACAAGGTCGTAAATGTCGTCTACCATCTGGAATTTGCGAAGCTGACCCGGTACACAGCGAATTATGAGAAGTTCCTGGATATGGCGTATATTAACAAGACCCAGCATATTGAAGCTTATGAGAAGCAGCAGGAGTTCATCAAGAAGCAGGAAGATTTCATCGCGCGCAACAAAGCACGTTATTCTACTTCCGGCCGGGCGAAGAGCCGCGAGAAGCAGCTTGACCGCCTGGAACGGATCGACAAGCCGGAGGAAGCGGTTAAACCGGTGTTCCAGTTCAAGGAGAGCCGGGCGAGCGGCAAGACGGTGTTCGAGGGCATCGATTTCGAGATCGGCTATGACCGTCCGCTGCTCCCCAAGATGAACATGACGATCGAGCGGGGCGAGAAGATCGCCATCGTCGGCTGCAATGGTGTGGGTAAATCAACACTGCTGAAGACCATTCTCGGCGTTATTCCGCCGATCAGCGGCAAGACTTATCTTGGCGATTTCCTGAATCCCGCCTACTTCCAGCAGGAAGTCAAGGCTGGCAACATTACGCCGATCGACGACGTATGGAATGAGTTCTCAAGCCTGAATCAGCATGAGGTGCGCGCGCATCTGGCCCGCTGCGGCTTGAAGAATGAGCACATTACCCGTCCGCTGAACATGCTCAGCGGGGGAGAGCAGGCGAAGGTGCGGCTCTGCAAGCTGATGATGCGCGAGAGCAACTGGATTCTCTTTGACGAACCGACGAACCATTTGGACGTCGTGGCGAAGGAAGAGCTCAAGCGCGCGCTTAAAGAATATAAGGGTACCGTGCTGCTTGTATCCCATGAACCTGATTTTTATGAGGATTGGGTGACGAAGACATGGAATGTGGAGCAGTGGTCCACACAATCCGTATAG
- a CDS encoding SAM-dependent methyltransferase: MNEHIPNEEQNKLQEGSGVSSRFICTANHGFAPYAQEELRRLFGSVKSTLLVPGEVFLATLHAEPEEATRRLSDNPPVFLRHIQPVQFQDEGSREALDRLAVYLSRRTELSGEVIALQARKTDDSFWTESPGELRELLQAGLEDVAAEFSVQQPVWIVSVYVTGSALYAGISRPEDNLSDWNGGAIRFRREDGQISRAKFKLMEAEKEFGIDFAAFRKGLDIGAAPGGWTSFLLERGLSVTAVDPARMHDSLGDHPALKVLRKNAGEVKFRENEFDLLVCDMSWNPKLMAKLVSGLLYSLVTGGMAVVTIKLLTKKPMALIKEITAMFENERMQIQRVKQLFHNRDEVTVYMIKY, translated from the coding sequence TTGAACGAGCATATCCCAAACGAAGAACAGAACAAGCTCCAAGAGGGAAGCGGGGTGTCCTCGCGCTTCATCTGTACGGCGAACCATGGGTTCGCACCGTACGCACAGGAAGAACTGCGCCGTCTGTTCGGTTCTGTCAAAAGCACCCTTCTGGTGCCCGGCGAAGTGTTCCTGGCTACGCTGCATGCCGAGCCAGAGGAAGCGACCCGGAGATTGAGCGATAATCCTCCGGTCTTTCTCCGGCATATTCAGCCGGTTCAATTTCAGGATGAAGGAAGCCGGGAGGCGCTGGACCGGCTGGCGGTCTACTTAAGCCGCCGGACCGAGCTCAGCGGCGAAGTGATTGCCCTGCAGGCGCGCAAGACCGACGACTCGTTCTGGACCGAGAGTCCCGGCGAGCTGCGGGAGCTGCTGCAGGCCGGTCTGGAAGACGTCGCCGCGGAGTTCAGCGTGCAGCAGCCGGTCTGGATCGTGTCGGTCTATGTCACCGGCAGCGCCCTGTATGCCGGGATATCCCGGCCGGAGGACAATTTGTCCGACTGGAACGGCGGAGCGATCCGGTTCCGGCGGGAGGACGGACAAATCTCCCGGGCGAAATTCAAGCTGATGGAAGCGGAGAAGGAATTCGGGATTGATTTCGCGGCATTCCGCAAGGGGCTCGATATCGGAGCCGCACCCGGAGGCTGGACTTCGTTCCTGCTTGAGCGGGGCCTCTCGGTTACCGCTGTCGATCCGGCGCGAATGCATGATTCGCTTGGTGATCATCCGGCACTTAAGGTGCTCCGCAAGAACGCCGGAGAAGTCAAGTTCAGGGAAAATGAATTTGACCTCCTCGTCTGCGACATGAGCTGGAATCCGAAGCTGATGGCCAAGCTGGTCTCTGGCCTGCTGTACAGCCTCGTTACAGGCGGAATGGCGGTGGTGACGATCAAGCTGCTCACGAAGAAGCCAATGGCGCTGATCAAAGAGATTACCGCCATGTTCGAGAACGAACGGATGCAGATTCAGCGGGTGAAGCAGCTGTTTCACAACCGCGATGAAGTTACAGTTTATATGATTAAATATTAA
- a CDS encoding Fpg/Nei family DNA glycosylase, whose translation MPEYPEMENYRRLLSQHIINLPITGVTVNRDKSLNVEPEVFKASLTGVRIVFVERRGKNLIFHLQDGKRLLLHLMLGGLLFYGTEEERPNRTTQIELHFGEQILYIMGLRLGYMHFLTVKQTEEALAKLGPDIMDRKLTEDKFALRLKGRRGSLKSVLVNQSVVAGIGNCYADEIAFEAGLLPSAPVQGMPDETVSRLYQAVRKTLSDAADIGGYMEMPFMTGDTVTGAYNDQCKVYDRGGETCVRCGGTIRKEEQSGRKVFYCPDCQHEH comes from the coding sequence ATGCCGGAATATCCGGAAATGGAGAACTACCGCAGGCTGCTGTCGCAGCATATCATCAACCTGCCGATTACCGGAGTGACGGTGAACAGGGACAAGTCTCTGAATGTCGAACCCGAGGTGTTTAAGGCGAGTCTGACCGGAGTACGGATCGTTTTCGTCGAGCGCAGGGGGAAGAATCTGATTTTTCATCTGCAGGACGGAAAAAGACTGCTTCTGCATTTGATGCTGGGCGGGCTGCTGTTCTACGGAACCGAAGAGGAACGGCCGAACCGCACGACGCAGATTGAGCTTCATTTTGGGGAACAAATTTTGTATATCATGGGATTGCGACTTGGCTATATGCATTTCCTGACAGTCAAGCAGACCGAAGAGGCGCTGGCCAAGCTGGGGCCGGACATCATGGACCGGAAGCTGACCGAAGACAAATTCGCCCTGAGACTGAAGGGAAGACGCGGTTCGCTGAAAAGCGTGCTGGTAAATCAGTCTGTTGTTGCCGGGATCGGCAACTGCTACGCCGATGAAATCGCGTTCGAGGCAGGTCTTCTGCCCTCGGCTCCTGTTCAGGGCATGCCTGACGAGACGGTAAGCCGCTTGTACCAGGCTGTACGCAAGACATTGAGCGATGCGGCGGATATCGGCGGTTATATGGAAATGCCTTTTATGACGGGCGATACCGTCACCGGAGCCTATAACGACCAGTGCAAGGTCTACGACAGAGGCGGGGAAACCTGTGTCCGCTGCGGCGGGACCATCCGGAAGGAAGAGCAGTCGGGACGGAAAGTATTTTATTGCCCGGATTGCCAGCATGAGCACTAA
- a CDS encoding cyclic-phosphate processing receiver domain-containing protein yields the protein MLHIYMDDARRAPEGFALARTVEECLLMLRECEVGILSLDYEMGPGEDTGGYAARMIVLERLFPREIYLHSSSVLGRKEMFETLYPACPAETILVNGPIPYERLLRLSGEEPAGGSTR from the coding sequence ATGCTGCATATTTACATGGACGATGCGCGCAGAGCCCCTGAGGGCTTTGCCCTGGCCAGAACGGTGGAGGAATGCCTGCTGATGCTCCGGGAATGCGAGGTCGGAATTCTGTCTCTCGATTATGAAATGGGGCCGGGAGAAGATACCGGAGGCTATGCCGCGCGAATGATCGTGCTGGAACGGCTGTTCCCGAGAGAGATTTATCTTCATTCTTCAAGCGTTCTGGGCAGAAAAGAAATGTTCGAGACGTTGTACCCGGCCTGCCCGGCTGAGACGATTCTTGTGAACGGTCCCATCCCTTACGAACGGCTTCTGAGACTGTCTGGTGAGGAGCCCGCCGGAGGAAGCACTCGATGA
- a CDS encoding thioredoxin family protein codes for MNAYVIKELDEKELLELIAEGDRPLAVFLQSPFCGTCKAAKRMLEVADLLIPEEIQLVSGNINMLPELVSRYRISGIPALLILNRDRTVPPAIHYRFHSVETVLGYIRSENSS; via the coding sequence ATGAACGCTTATGTCATCAAGGAGTTGGACGAAAAAGAACTGCTGGAGCTAATAGCAGAAGGGGACAGGCCGCTTGCTGTGTTCCTGCAGTCTCCTTTTTGCGGAACCTGCAAAGCTGCCAAAAGGATGCTGGAGGTAGCGGACCTGCTTATCCCCGAAGAGATTCAGCTCGTATCGGGCAATATCAATATGCTGCCTGAGCTGGTATCCCGTTACCGGATATCGGGTATACCGGCGCTGCTCATTTTAAACCGGGACCGGACCGTGCCGCCTGCTATTCATTATCGCTTTCATTCGGTGGAGACGGTTCTGGGTTATATAAGGAGTGAGAATTCATCATGA
- a CDS encoding serine/threonine protein kinase encodes MRYQTKLAPGATLGGRYIISGMIGSGGESHVHEAEDLKLPGKRWAVKETAGLQDGEALRSEAELLTGLSHRRLPRIADFFPPDEDGYAYLVMDYIEGVTLDRYLKSVNGKMPPDVLPVFASELLEVLQYLHGLRPPIVYRDLKPSNIMLTPENGLMLIDFGIARRHRSDALSDTVKLGTVGFAAPEQYGGGQTDARSDLYGLGALLLYLATGGTASEWSPGMERRLEGRTPAGLVPFLRKLLRPRPEDRYESAADAAAALQSLLPRERSGLRGSSASVRPALPGLTAQPAPPPCRRLAVLGAAPGLGATHVSLAAAHALARPCAGPVAWVECDPASGAWSRLREAAAPPGVRSGPDAGAGFELSGVRCLKLLPDSDLAELTAGFRVVVLDLGTGRYGRAEEDRRLADVSLLLASASLWRLKETLQALERVDWRPDAGDTVIGLSLAGGNDECRLRGLLQTRDVYGLPCQPDPFECGGALEDVLRGILEPLVSDLREGAAIESAYKAYKKKRFFRR; translated from the coding sequence ATGCGTTATCAGACAAAGCTTGCGCCCGGCGCCACGCTCGGCGGGCGGTATATCATTAGTGGTATGATCGGTTCCGGCGGCGAAAGCCATGTTCATGAGGCGGAGGATCTTAAGCTTCCCGGCAAGCGCTGGGCAGTTAAAGAAACGGCGGGACTTCAGGATGGAGAAGCGCTGCGGTCCGAGGCAGAGCTGCTGACCGGACTATCCCATAGACGGCTGCCAAGGATTGCCGATTTCTTCCCGCCGGACGAGGACGGCTATGCCTACCTGGTAATGGACTATATCGAAGGGGTGACCCTTGACCGTTATTTGAAGTCGGTGAACGGGAAGATGCCTCCCGATGTGCTGCCTGTTTTTGCGAGCGAGTTGCTGGAGGTGCTGCAATATCTCCACGGTCTCCGTCCGCCGATCGTATACCGTGATCTCAAGCCCTCCAACATCATGCTGACGCCGGAGAACGGCCTGATGCTGATCGACTTCGGCATCGCCCGCCGTCACCGCAGCGATGCCTTGAGCGATACCGTCAAGCTGGGGACGGTAGGGTTTGCCGCACCCGAGCAGTACGGCGGCGGGCAGACCGATGCCCGTTCCGATCTCTACGGTCTCGGGGCGCTGCTGCTGTACCTGGCGACAGGCGGTACAGCCAGTGAATGGTCTCCGGGCATGGAACGGAGACTGGAGGGCCGGACTCCGGCCGGACTGGTCCCCTTCCTGCGGAAGCTGCTTCGCCCAAGGCCGGAGGACCGGTACGAAAGCGCCGCTGACGCAGCCGCGGCGCTTCAGAGCTTGCTGCCGCGGGAGCGGAGCGGCCTCCGCGGCAGCAGCGCCAGCGTCAGGCCTGCCCTGCCTGGCCTGACAGCGCAGCCCGCACCGCCGCCATGCCGGCGGCTCGCGGTGCTGGGTGCCGCGCCGGGCCTCGGCGCGACGCATGTCTCCCTGGCCGCCGCGCATGCGCTGGCCAGGCCCTGCGCCGGGCCGGTCGCCTGGGTCGAATGCGACCCGGCTTCCGGCGCCTGGAGCCGCCTGCGCGAAGCGGCGGCTCCGCCTGGCGTCCGCAGCGGGCCGGACGCGGGCGCAGGCTTTGAGCTGTCCGGCGTCCGCTGCTTGAAGCTTCTGCCGGACAGCGATCTCGCGGAACTGACCGCAGGGTTCCGCGTCGTCGTGCTCGACCTCGGCACAGGCCGGTACGGCCGGGCCGAGGAGGATCGCAGGCTGGCCGATGTCAGCCTGCTCCTCGCTTCGGCATCGCTCTGGCGCCTGAAAGAGACGCTCCAGGCGCTGGAGCGAGTTGATTGGCGCCCGGATGCCGGGGACACTGTGATCGGCCTGTCACTGGCCGGTGGCAACGACGAGTGCAGGCTGCGCGGGCTGCTGCAGACCCGGGACGTATACGGGCTGCCCTGCCAGCCCGATCCCTTCGAGTGCGGCGGGGCCCTGGAGGATGTTCTGCGCGGCATTCTGGAGCCTTTGGTGAGCGATCTGCGGGAAGGCGCGGCGATTGAATCGGCGTATAAGGCGTATAAGAAGAAGCGCTTTTTCCGTAGATAA
- a CDS encoding HAD-IIA family hydrolase, with translation MISEIKGLLLDLDGTLFHGGIMIPGADSLISGLRAKEIPFLFVTNNSSRTPAGVAEHLRAMGIEAHEREVCTSSLAAAAYVAEESPGASVAILGEEGLRQACLEAGLALVEEQPQYVIQGIDRSFTYHSLTRAARWITDGASFVLTNPDLMLPSDDGMVPGAGTLGAAIEAATGVAPVVIGKPKRHLVSYAAARLGIEPSDAVVVGDNMRTDIAAGAHAGCRTILVLTGVTTTGNLDHYKELTGVTPDEICGDLAELRTLLGV, from the coding sequence ATGATTAGTGAAATCAAAGGGCTGCTCCTGGATTTGGACGGCACGCTGTTTCACGGCGGTATTATGATTCCCGGCGCGGATTCGTTAATATCTGGCCTTAGAGCCAAAGAAATCCCCTTTCTGTTCGTGACCAACAATTCATCCCGGACTCCGGCCGGTGTTGCGGAGCATCTTCGTGCAATGGGCATTGAAGCGCATGAGCGGGAGGTCTGTACATCTTCGCTGGCGGCAGCCGCATATGTAGCGGAAGAATCGCCAGGTGCGTCCGTGGCGATACTGGGGGAAGAGGGACTTAGGCAGGCTTGTCTGGAAGCGGGACTTGCACTTGTGGAAGAGCAGCCGCAGTATGTCATCCAGGGGATTGACCGGTCGTTTACATACCATTCGCTGACCAGAGCGGCCAGATGGATCACGGACGGCGCGAGCTTTGTGCTGACGAACCCGGACCTGATGCTTCCGTCCGACGACGGGATGGTGCCTGGCGCGGGCACCCTTGGCGCTGCTATTGAGGCCGCAACAGGTGTGGCTCCGGTCGTAATCGGCAAGCCGAAGCGCCATTTGGTCTCCTATGCTGCCGCCCGGCTTGGAATCGAGCCGTCAGATGCGGTCGTGGTAGGCGATAACATGCGTACCGATATTGCAGCCGGCGCCCATGCGGGCTGCCGGACGATTCTCGTCCTGACCGGCGTAACGACAACCGGCAATCTGGATCATTACAAGGAGCTTACCGGCGTAACTCCGGACGAAATTTGCGGCGATTTGGCTGAATTGCGCACGCTGCTTGGTGTATAA
- a CDS encoding ABC transporter ATP-binding protein: MISLQHLTLRREDNLILDDVSLEIREGENWVILGRNGSGKTTLLEMMTGYLFPSSGTVQVLGHTYGQVDLREVRKEIGYIGPSLMEKLTLRDPVWEVVATGAYAYLRFYQSIPGEVKAKAIGLLEDMSMGGLADHAFGTLSQGERKKAMLARCLMADPKLLIMDEPCAGLDLYEREKMLAEVDKLNRRNVTVVYVTHHVEEIVPLFTHVALIRAGKLAGAGPKREVLNNELMLAAYELPVDIEWEDERPWIKIKRRGLSI; the protein is encoded by the coding sequence ATGATTTCATTGCAGCATTTGACGCTGCGCAGAGAGGACAACCTCATCCTGGACGATGTGTCTCTTGAGATCAGGGAGGGCGAGAACTGGGTCATTCTCGGGCGGAACGGCTCGGGCAAGACGACGCTGCTCGAAATGATGACCGGCTATCTATTCCCCAGCAGCGGAACCGTGCAAGTATTGGGCCACACATACGGCCAAGTCGATCTGCGCGAGGTCCGCAAGGAGATCGGGTATATCGGACCGTCTCTGATGGAGAAGCTGACGCTTCGCGATCCCGTCTGGGAAGTAGTGGCTACGGGCGCTTATGCGTATCTCCGTTTCTATCAGAGCATCCCAGGCGAAGTCAAAGCGAAGGCGATCGGTCTTCTTGAGGATATGAGTATGGGCGGACTTGCAGATCATGCTTTTGGCACACTGTCCCAGGGCGAACGCAAGAAGGCTATGCTGGCCCGGTGCCTAATGGCGGACCCCAAGCTGCTCATCATGGACGAGCCATGCGCCGGCCTTGATCTGTACGAACGCGAGAAGATGCTCGCGGAAGTGGATAAGCTAAACCGGCGCAACGTGACGGTGGTCTATGTGACCCATCATGTGGAGGAGATTGTGCCGCTCTTCACCCATGTAGCGCTGATTCGTGCCGGCAAGCTGGCGGGAGCCGGACCGAAGCGGGAGGTGCTGAACAACGAGCTTATGCTCGCCGCCTATGAGCTGCCTGTGGATATTGAATGGGAGGATGAACGTCCCTGGATTAAAATAAAACGGAGAGGGTTGTCCATTTGA
- a CDS encoding deoxyribonuclease IV: protein MSTKPVIGAHVSIKGGYAQAAKSAWKAGAGCFQYFPKNPRSLQLKQADIRDAGECAGFCREHGLVSIAHTPYPTNMAVSDTGPGPGRSVMTASLRNDLDIAEACGSVGIVVHFGHFQNIMPLQGYQNIIQCMNETLESWHGSAKLLIENQAGNGGFEGTTLEELIKVRELSKYPEKIGFCFDTCHAFASGLWNPERSDELLEKGIMLGYWDHLAAVHLNDSKYPFGNKKDRHARIGKGLIGQKGLKDLLLSEPFCGKPWVLETEKGEDGTHQDEMDTVRSWFE from the coding sequence ATGAGCACTAAACCGGTCATCGGGGCGCATGTCAGCATCAAGGGCGGTTATGCGCAAGCGGCAAAGAGTGCCTGGAAAGCCGGAGCGGGCTGCTTTCAGTATTTTCCGAAGAATCCGCGAAGCCTTCAGCTGAAGCAAGCCGATATCCGGGATGCCGGCGAATGCGCGGGTTTTTGCCGGGAGCATGGACTCGTCTCCATTGCGCATACCCCTTACCCGACCAATATGGCGGTGTCTGACACCGGTCCCGGACCCGGAAGAAGCGTAATGACGGCTTCGCTCCGCAATGATCTGGACATCGCCGAAGCCTGCGGTTCGGTGGGCATTGTCGTTCATTTCGGGCATTTTCAGAACATCATGCCGTTACAGGGCTATCAAAATATTATACAATGTATGAATGAAACGCTGGAGTCCTGGCACGGCTCCGCCAAGCTGCTGATCGAGAACCAGGCCGGTAACGGCGGATTTGAAGGCACGACGCTGGAAGAGCTGATCAAGGTGCGCGAGCTAAGCAAGTATCCGGAGAAGATCGGATTTTGCTTCGATACATGCCACGCCTTTGCGTCCGGCCTTTGGAACCCCGAGCGCAGCGATGAGCTGCTGGAGAAGGGAATCATGCTTGGATATTGGGATCATCTGGCGGCCGTTCATCTGAATGACTCCAAATATCCGTTCGGTAACAAAAAAGACCGTCATGCCAGAATCGGCAAAGGGCTGATCGGCCAGAAGGGGCTGAAGGATCTTTTGCTCTCTGAGCCGTTCTGCGGCAAGCCTTGGGTTCTGGAGACGGAAAAGGGCGAAGACGGTACTCATCAGGACGAAATGGACACGGTACGGTCGTGGTTTGAGTAG
- the rnz gene encoding ribonuclease Z, whose product MEIYFLGTNAGVPTLLRNVTSVALRLLEERRCFWMFDCGEGTQHQVLRSPLRLGKLEKLFITHLHGDHIFGLPGLLSSRAYQGGTAPLAVYGPPGLKSFIELSMSVSQSRIPYKLEVVEHTGGLIFEDDQFKVEAALLEHRIDSYGYRVTEKDRPGSLNAELLRSYGLKPGPQYGVLKSGRDVTLEDGTVIKATEVLSAPKKGRIVTVLGDTRPCGNTVPLAHEADLLIHEATFKHELAKMAHEYYHSTTIQAAEAAKEAGARQLILTHFSSRYGPLDELLPLLDEARTVFPNTLLAEEFRLFPVMTD is encoded by the coding sequence ATGGAAATCTATTTTCTGGGCACGAACGCGGGCGTCCCGACTCTTCTGCGAAACGTAACGTCCGTCGCTCTGCGGCTGCTGGAGGAGAGAAGATGCTTCTGGATGTTCGACTGCGGAGAGGGGACGCAGCATCAGGTGCTGCGCTCGCCGCTCCGGCTCGGGAAGCTGGAGAAGCTGTTCATTACCCATCTGCATGGCGACCATATCTTTGGCCTTCCGGGTCTGCTCAGCAGCAGAGCCTATCAGGGAGGGACAGCGCCTCTGGCGGTGTATGGACCTCCTGGCCTGAAGAGCTTCATCGAATTATCGATGTCCGTCAGCCAGTCCCGTATTCCTTACAAGCTCGAAGTGGTGGAGCATACCGGAGGGCTGATTTTCGAGGATGATCAGTTCAAGGTGGAAGCCGCCCTTCTGGAGCATCGGATCGACAGCTATGGCTACCGGGTGACCGAGAAGGACCGGCCAGGCAGCCTGAATGCGGAGCTTCTGAGAAGCTATGGACTGAAACCGGGTCCGCAGTATGGCGTGCTGAAGAGCGGCAGAGATGTCACTCTAGAGGACGGCACAGTCATCAAGGCCACCGAAGTGCTGAGCGCGCCGAAGAAGGGCAGAATCGTTACCGTGCTCGGAGACACACGTCCATGCGGAAACACTGTCCCGCTGGCGCATGAAGCGGATCTGCTGATTCATGAAGCCACTTTCAAGCACGAGCTGGCAAAAATGGCCCACGAATACTATCACAGCACGACCATTCAGGCAGCCGAAGCGGCGAAGGAAGCGGGAGCACGTCAGCTTATCCTGACGCATTTCAGCTCACGCTACGGTCCGCTTGATGAGCTGCTGCCGCTGCTGGATGAGGCGCGCACCGTATTCCCGAATACGCTGCTGGCGGAGGAATTCCGGCTGTTTCCGGTAATGACGGACTGA